One window of Candidatus Nitrospira kreftii genomic DNA carries:
- a CDS encoding putative Exopolysaccharide biosynthesis related tyrosine-protein kinase — translation MDRIRTALELYRELKGASAAEATPKRSAGEQAVPPPITYTRTRSLTVPRSVLQGHRVMAAHNKGPFVDAYKILRTQVTHRLRENGWNVVGVTSPGYGEGKTLTAINLAVSLAMETTQTVLLVDSDLQDPSVHKVFGVQDCLGLADYLLDDQPVEELLLHPGIGRFVLLPGGRAISNSTEILTSPKMVALVEELKHRYPSRFVIFDLPPLLHTADVLAFAPYTDALLMVVEEGKTTGEELQRALGLVRDSRPVLGTVLNKAGRSSLSLADMKAMLA, via the coding sequence ATGGATCGGATTCGAACCGCGCTTGAGCTTTATAGAGAATTGAAAGGTGCTTCTGCCGCTGAGGCAACGCCAAAGCGGTCTGCAGGGGAGCAGGCCGTACCGCCCCCCATTACCTATACGCGAACCAGGTCACTGACTGTTCCACGGTCTGTTCTGCAGGGACATCGCGTCATGGCCGCTCACAACAAAGGGCCGTTCGTCGATGCGTACAAGATCCTACGAACTCAAGTGACCCATCGACTTCGAGAAAACGGCTGGAATGTCGTGGGAGTCACAAGTCCTGGATACGGCGAAGGAAAGACGTTAACCGCGATCAATCTAGCCGTGAGTCTTGCGATGGAGACAACGCAAACCGTGCTCCTCGTCGACTCGGACCTTCAAGATCCTAGTGTGCACAAGGTGTTTGGTGTACAGGACTGTCTGGGCCTCGCTGACTATTTGTTGGATGATCAACCGGTTGAAGAGCTGCTCCTCCATCCAGGCATCGGGCGATTTGTCTTGCTGCCCGGGGGGAGAGCTATTTCCAATTCCACCGAAATTCTGACATCGCCGAAAATGGTTGCTCTTGTTGAGGAGCTGAAGCATCGATATCCCTCGCGCTTCGTCATCTTCGATCTTCCTCCTTTGCTTCATACGGCTGATGTGTTGGCCTTTGCTCCCTATACGGATGCGCTTCTCATGGTCGTCGAAGAGGGCAAAACTACCGGCGAGGAACTTCAGCGGGCTTTGGGGTTGGTGCGAGACTCGCGTCCGGTTCTCGGAACAGTATTGAACAAAGCCGGCCGATCGTCATTGAGCCTCGCCGACATGAAAGCCATGCTGGCTTGA
- a CDS encoding hypothetical protein (conserved membrane protein of unknown function), with protein sequence MAQAQTSIQASEQSKSFAEYVVAFRRRRKLIVLTSVGLLSVCLTLAFLWPPTFKSTATILIEEQEIPSDLVRSTITSYADQRIETIKQQVMSRTTLWKVVDQFGLYHDQRKNSPAEEIVKQFIKDIEVEVISADVVDKRTQHATKATIAFTVAYQNRSPELAQKVANELTSLFLGENLKSRERQAQEATTFLQQEAENLERHINDIDEKVAKFKRRANGALPELTPLNQQLMNQAERELMDIDQQIRGLDERKTYLEGELATIKPNTPILSVTGERILDSTERLRALRAEYAAAAANLSADHPDILKMKQEIDALEKETGQLPDAEEASKRLIDARVALSADLERLGSAHPDIFQAQRKVAALEQEVFRLNARPNRITNQRPENPAYINLQAQLNSALSSLDALRKTRIEVKRRLGEYATRLERSPGMEPEYLVLIRDRDTTAQKYQEIRSRLLEAKVAEGLEVQRKGERFSLIDPPSLPEKPFKPNRMAIVLLGVILAVGGGIGSGAVAESLDHSIRSPEQLLTLTQHFPLAVIPFMPNEEDVSRVRIKRRLAQTAGLGVFGTALVIVHVYVIPLDVLWFTALRRVGME encoded by the coding sequence ATGGCACAGGCACAGACTTCGATACAGGCATCCGAACAGAGCAAGAGTTTTGCTGAGTACGTCGTCGCGTTTCGACGACGTCGCAAACTCATCGTCCTCACGAGTGTAGGGCTTCTCAGCGTCTGCTTAACTCTCGCATTCCTCTGGCCGCCGACTTTTAAGTCAACGGCCACGATATTGATCGAAGAACAGGAAATCCCATCTGATCTCGTTCGATCGACCATCACGAGCTATGCGGATCAGAGGATTGAGACTATTAAACAACAAGTCATGAGCCGCACTACGCTCTGGAAAGTGGTCGACCAATTTGGTCTCTATCACGATCAACGGAAGAACAGTCCCGCGGAAGAGATTGTCAAGCAATTCATCAAGGATATTGAAGTCGAAGTCATCAGTGCGGATGTTGTGGACAAACGCACGCAGCATGCCACGAAGGCGACCATTGCCTTTACGGTTGCCTATCAAAACAGATCTCCGGAATTGGCGCAAAAGGTAGCGAATGAGCTGACGAGCCTGTTCCTAGGGGAGAACCTCAAGAGCCGCGAGCGACAAGCGCAGGAGGCTACAACGTTTCTTCAGCAAGAGGCGGAGAACCTAGAGCGGCATATCAATGACATCGACGAAAAGGTTGCGAAGTTTAAGAGACGGGCCAATGGAGCGCTTCCGGAGTTGACACCACTGAATCAACAGCTGATGAACCAAGCTGAGCGTGAGTTGATGGATATCGATCAGCAGATTCGTGGTCTAGACGAACGAAAGACCTATCTTGAGGGAGAGTTGGCCACGATCAAACCGAATACGCCGATCTTGTCCGTTACGGGAGAGCGCATTTTGGATTCCACCGAGCGGCTCCGGGCTCTTCGCGCTGAATATGCGGCTGCGGCAGCGAATCTTTCTGCCGATCATCCGGATATCCTCAAAATGAAACAGGAGATCGATGCCTTGGAGAAGGAAACCGGCCAACTCCCTGATGCGGAAGAGGCCTCGAAGCGGCTTATCGATGCCCGTGTTGCGCTGTCGGCCGACTTGGAACGACTTGGAAGCGCACACCCGGACATCTTTCAGGCACAGCGAAAAGTTGCAGCTCTCGAGCAAGAAGTGTTTAGGCTCAACGCCAGGCCGAACAGGATCACGAATCAACGACCGGAAAACCCAGCCTATATTAATCTTCAGGCGCAGTTGAATTCTGCTCTTTCCTCGTTGGACGCACTCCGTAAGACGCGTATCGAGGTGAAGCGGCGTCTGGGTGAGTATGCGACCCGTCTGGAACGATCTCCTGGGATGGAGCCGGAATACTTGGTGCTTATACGTGACCGCGATACCACGGCACAAAAGTATCAAGAAATCCGTTCCAGGTTGCTGGAAGCGAAAGTAGCGGAAGGTTTGGAGGTGCAGCGAAAAGGTGAGCGATTTTCTTTGATCGATCCGCCGAGCCTCCCCGAAAAACCGTTCAAGCCTAACCGCATGGCTATCGTTCTGCTTGGCGTGATTCTAGCCGTCGGCGGAGGAATCGGGTCCGGAGCGGTGGCGGAATCGCTGGATCATTCAATCCGCTCTCCAGAGCAGCTTCTCACGTTGACTCAACATTTTCCGCTGGCGGTGATTCCTTTTATGCCGAACGAGGAAGATGTGTCACGAGTGAGGATCAAGCGACGCCTCGCTCAAACTGCAGGGTTGGGAGTCTTCGGGACTGCGCTGGTCATCGTACATGTCTACGTCATTCCTTTGGACGTGTTGTGGTTTACCGCTTTGAGACGGGTCGGTATGGAATAA
- a CDS encoding hypothetical protein (conserved protein of unknown function) — translation MTVAARMQPSCTWRSQVRSSTRIAKAAVVLVILLSGGTSGVKAAEWSLAPSLGAKGVYNSNLLLTPLPHDDTYGYWVTPAMELSGNTERLDVSSRVAADVVGYFGGEDRHFTNVFVPVSIRYRTEKDLIGFTGGLSRDNTLLTELQATGVVLQFAQRNQWTFNPTWTRSLTEKLSFQSGMQFSDTTYESGRLVDYRLLGGSGGFLYHVTERDQVHISGSYTDFRTTDSPSPFRASFPGIDLSLTHAFSESLTGTVHGGPRFLNSTSQILGGNFTTHDTVWLAGASLRKSFERAAFQVAFARDLVPSGFGLLIQTNRAEASGSYDLSETLAASVNVVGVLTSGKTRVAIGGAFPDSSYVSVAPKLSWKFLEWWQAEVSYMYRWRDIDTQADSASSHATTFMVTYYPPKRTFFH, via the coding sequence GTGACGGTTGCCGCCCGAATGCAACCAAGTTGTACGTGGCGGAGTCAAGTCCGGAGCAGCACGCGTATCGCCAAAGCGGCGGTGGTTTTGGTGATCCTCCTGTCAGGAGGGACGTCTGGTGTCAAGGCAGCTGAGTGGTCGCTGGCCCCATCCTTGGGGGCCAAGGGTGTCTATAACAGTAACTTGCTGCTGACTCCGTTACCTCATGATGACACCTATGGATATTGGGTGACACCGGCGATGGAGTTATCCGGCAACACCGAACGTCTGGATGTAAGCAGTCGGGTCGCGGCAGATGTTGTCGGGTACTTCGGTGGTGAAGACCGGCACTTTACGAACGTCTTTGTGCCTGTGTCGATCCGTTATCGGACTGAAAAGGATCTCATAGGTTTCACCGGCGGTCTCAGTCGAGACAATACGTTGCTCACTGAGTTACAAGCGACCGGCGTCGTCCTGCAGTTTGCACAGCGCAATCAGTGGACATTTAATCCGACATGGACCAGAAGCTTGACTGAAAAGTTGTCGTTTCAATCAGGTATGCAGTTTTCCGATACGACGTATGAAAGCGGACGGTTGGTTGATTATCGACTGCTCGGTGGTTCGGGTGGCTTTCTGTATCACGTGACTGAGCGAGACCAAGTGCACATATCCGGAAGCTATACCGATTTTCGTACGACCGACTCTCCATCGCCATTTCGAGCCAGCTTTCCCGGGATTGATCTCAGCCTGACGCACGCCTTTAGCGAATCGCTGACGGGGACGGTCCACGGCGGTCCACGATTCCTGAATTCCACTTCGCAGATCTTAGGCGGGAATTTTACGACTCACGATACCGTATGGTTGGCAGGGGCGAGTCTGAGAAAAAGTTTTGAGCGCGCCGCATTCCAGGTAGCATTCGCTCGGGATTTGGTTCCCAGTGGGTTCGGATTGCTCATCCAGACCAATCGAGCGGAAGCGTCAGGATCATACGATCTTTCAGAAACCCTTGCCGCCTCTGTCAATGTAGTGGGAGTGTTGACGTCAGGAAAGACACGAGTGGCGATCGGCGGAGCTTTTCCCGATAGCAGCTATGTCAGCGTCGCGCCGAAACTGTCCTGGAAGTTTCTCGAGTGGTGGCAAGCCGAGGTGTCCTACATGTACCGATGGCGCGACATTGATACGCAAGCTGATTCGGCGAGCTCCCATGCTACGACATTTATGGTGACCTATTATCCACCTAAACGGACGTTCTTCCATTAA
- a CDS encoding Sugar transporter, with protein MLNSVRVLIYRGLLLLATVGGVSVLGGEITTAALASQVDPEYRLGAEDVMLISVWKDEQLTREVVVRPDGMFSFPLIGDVQAEDRSVDQIRTDLVQRLTKYIPNANVSVAVTKVVSYKVYVVGRVNKPGEYLIGHYTDVLQALSLAGGLTPFAAENDIKVMRRMGRQQHAIPFRYGDIQKGRELEQNIILQRGDVVMVP; from the coding sequence ATGTTGAATTCCGTTCGAGTGCTGATCTATCGGGGATTGCTTCTCCTGGCAACGGTCGGTGGCGTGTCTGTCCTTGGAGGTGAGATCACGACAGCCGCCCTTGCCTCGCAGGTAGATCCCGAGTATCGCTTGGGGGCCGAGGATGTCATGCTGATCTCTGTATGGAAAGATGAACAGTTGACACGAGAGGTCGTCGTTCGCCCCGACGGGATGTTTTCCTTTCCCCTCATCGGCGACGTCCAGGCTGAAGATAGATCGGTTGATCAAATCCGTACCGATCTTGTTCAGCGGCTGACGAAGTATATCCCGAATGCAAACGTATCCGTGGCAGTGACGAAGGTGGTCAGCTACAAAGTGTATGTTGTGGGGCGAGTCAACAAACCCGGAGAATATTTGATCGGGCATTACACCGATGTGCTCCAAGCACTGAGTCTTGCCGGAGGCCTGACTCCATTTGCCGCAGAAAACGATATTAAGGTGATGCGGCGAATGGGAAGGCAGCAGCATGCCATTCCCTTTCGTTACGGGGATATCCAAAAAGGCAGGGAGCTGGAGCAAAATATCATCCTCCAGCGCGGTGATGTCGTGATGGTGCCGTGA